Proteins encoded in a region of the Misgurnus anguillicaudatus chromosome 9, ASM2758022v2, whole genome shotgun sequence genome:
- the slc13a5a gene encoding solute carrier family 13 member 5a isoform X2, protein MAVYWCTEVLPLAVTALLPAVLFPLFGIMESKDVCMQYLKDTNMLFLGGLMVAVAVEHWNLHKRIALRVLLIVGVRPALLMLGFMLVTAFLSMWISNTATTAMMVPIVQAVLQQLNNTAEQEQTSPAEIEEKSTEKQINTQELLDCRVFPMESDAEHHRDAAEKLKMCKGLTLCVCYAASIGGTATLTGTGPNLVLMGQMNQLFPDNPDIINFASWFAFAFPNMIIMLILAWLWLQIVFLGFNFKKTWGCGTVKTEKEIAAYNVIKEEHQRLGPMSFGELSVLALFVLLVLLWFTREPGFVDGWATHLFNADKEFVTDATVAVFVAALLFVFPSKPPHLCFRRGQSFDEDSGPTPALLTWKVTQKKMPWSIILLLGGGFALAKGCEVSGLSKWLGNQMSPLQSIPPWAIAIVLCLMIATFTECTSNVATATLFLPILASMSQSIGINPLYVMVPCTLSASFAFMLPVATPPNAIVFSYGYLKVSDMAKTGIVMNIIGILSITLAINSWGKALFHLDTFPSWANTTAV, encoded by the exons ATGGCAGTGTACTGGTGTACAGAGGTGCTGCCGCTGGCGGTCACTGCGTTACTCCCGGCTGTGCTCTTTCCTCTATTTGGAATCATGGAGTCCAAAGAT GTTTGTATGCAGTACCTGAAGGACACCAATATGCTGTTTCTGGGTGGACTGATGGTGGCTGTTGCCGTTGAGCACTGGAACCTACACAAGCGGATTGCACTGAGGGTGTTGCTCATCGTGGGTGTGCGCCCTGCTCT GCTAATGTTGGGCTTCATGTTGGTAACTGCCTTCCTCTCCATGTGGATCAGCAACACGGCCACCACAGCCATGATGGTGCCCATCGTTCAAGCTGTACTCCAGCAGCTCAACAACACAGCAGAACAAGAACAAACGTCCCCTGCGGAAATCGAAGAGAAAAGTACCGAAAAACAAATCAACACCCAGG AGCTTCTGGATTGCAGAGTCTTCCCAATGGAATCAGATGCAGAACATCATCGGGATGCAGCTGAAAAGCTAAAGATGTGTAAAGGCTTGACACTATGTGTGTGCTACGCAGCCAGCATCGGTGGTACAGCTACACTCACCGGCACTGGACCAAATCTGGTACTTATGGGTCAGATGAACCA ACTTTTCCCAGACAACCCTGACATCATAAACTTTGCATCATGGTTCGCGTTTGCCTTTCCTAACATGATCATCATGCTAATATTGGCGTGGCTGTGGCTTCAGATTGTCTTCTTGGGTTTCAA CTTCAAGAAGACATGGGGCTGTGGGACGGTGAAGACAGAGAAGGAGATTGCCGCATATAATGTCATCAAAGAGGAGCACCAACGCCTTGGCCCAATGTCCTTTGGGGAGCTGAGTGTCCTAGCACTGTTCGTCCTGCTGGTGTTGCTTTGGTTCACTCGGGAACCAGGCTTTGTGGATGGATGGGCGACACACCTTTTCAATGCTGATAAAGA GTTTGTGACAGATGCCACAGTTGCTGTGTTCGTAGCTGCCTTGCTTTTTGTCTTTCCCTCTAAACCACCACATCTATGCTTCAGGAGGGGACAGAGTTTTGACGAAG ATAGTGGCCCAACGCCAGCTCTGCTCACATGGAAGGTGACACAGAAGAAGATGCCGTGGAGCATCATCCTGCTGTTAGGAGGGGGCTTTGCGCTGGCTAAGGGCTGTGAG GTCTCGGGGCTGTCCAAGTGGCTTGGAAATCAGATGTCGCCTCTTCAGAGTATTCCTCCATGGGCTATTGCCATCGTCCTGTGTCTGATGATAGCTACCTTTACGGAATGCACCAGCAACGTTGCCACGGCAACGTTATTTCTCCCTATACTCGCATCAATG TCCCAGTCTATAGGTATCAACCCTCTCTATGTTATGGTCCCGTGCACCCTCAGTGCATCCTTTGCATTCATGCTTCCAGTGGCAACCCCTCCAAATGCCATAGTCTTCTCATACGGCTACCTGAAAGTGTCTGATATG GCAAAGACAGGCATTGTCATGAACATCATCGGTATTCTCTCAATTACCTTGGCTATTAACAGCTGGGGCAAAGCTTTATTCCATTTAGACACCTTTCCCAGCTGGGCCAACACTACAGCTGTGTGA
- the slc13a5a gene encoding solute carrier family 13 member 5a isoform X1 — MMASRVFKFIWMMKNELILFCTPFLLLPLPLVIGTKVARCAYVVALMAVYWCTEVLPLAVTALLPAVLFPLFGIMESKDVCMQYLKDTNMLFLGGLMVAVAVEHWNLHKRIALRVLLIVGVRPALLMLGFMLVTAFLSMWISNTATTAMMVPIVQAVLQQLNNTAEQEQTSPAEIEEKSTEKQINTQELLDCRVFPMESDAEHHRDAAEKLKMCKGLTLCVCYAASIGGTATLTGTGPNLVLMGQMNQLFPDNPDIINFASWFAFAFPNMIIMLILAWLWLQIVFLGFNFKKTWGCGTVKTEKEIAAYNVIKEEHQRLGPMSFGELSVLALFVLLVLLWFTREPGFVDGWATHLFNADKEFVTDATVAVFVAALLFVFPSKPPHLCFRRGQSFDEDSGPTPALLTWKVTQKKMPWSIILLLGGGFALAKGCEVSGLSKWLGNQMSPLQSIPPWAIAIVLCLMIATFTECTSNVATATLFLPILASMSQSIGINPLYVMVPCTLSASFAFMLPVATPPNAIVFSYGYLKVSDMAKTGIVMNIIGILSITLAINSWGKALFHLDTFPSWANTTAV, encoded by the exons ATGATGGCTTCACGGGTATTTAAGTTTATATGGATGATGAAAAATGAACTCATTCTGTTCTGCACCCCATTTCTTCTGCTTCCTTTGCCGCTGGTCATCGGAACAAAG GTAGCCAGATGTGCATATGTCGTTGCATTAATGGCAGTGTACTGGTGTACAGAGGTGCTGCCGCTGGCGGTCACTGCGTTACTCCCGGCTGTGCTCTTTCCTCTATTTGGAATCATGGAGTCCAAAGAT GTTTGTATGCAGTACCTGAAGGACACCAATATGCTGTTTCTGGGTGGACTGATGGTGGCTGTTGCCGTTGAGCACTGGAACCTACACAAGCGGATTGCACTGAGGGTGTTGCTCATCGTGGGTGTGCGCCCTGCTCT GCTAATGTTGGGCTTCATGTTGGTAACTGCCTTCCTCTCCATGTGGATCAGCAACACGGCCACCACAGCCATGATGGTGCCCATCGTTCAAGCTGTACTCCAGCAGCTCAACAACACAGCAGAACAAGAACAAACGTCCCCTGCGGAAATCGAAGAGAAAAGTACCGAAAAACAAATCAACACCCAGG AGCTTCTGGATTGCAGAGTCTTCCCAATGGAATCAGATGCAGAACATCATCGGGATGCAGCTGAAAAGCTAAAGATGTGTAAAGGCTTGACACTATGTGTGTGCTACGCAGCCAGCATCGGTGGTACAGCTACACTCACCGGCACTGGACCAAATCTGGTACTTATGGGTCAGATGAACCA ACTTTTCCCAGACAACCCTGACATCATAAACTTTGCATCATGGTTCGCGTTTGCCTTTCCTAACATGATCATCATGCTAATATTGGCGTGGCTGTGGCTTCAGATTGTCTTCTTGGGTTTCAA CTTCAAGAAGACATGGGGCTGTGGGACGGTGAAGACAGAGAAGGAGATTGCCGCATATAATGTCATCAAAGAGGAGCACCAACGCCTTGGCCCAATGTCCTTTGGGGAGCTGAGTGTCCTAGCACTGTTCGTCCTGCTGGTGTTGCTTTGGTTCACTCGGGAACCAGGCTTTGTGGATGGATGGGCGACACACCTTTTCAATGCTGATAAAGA GTTTGTGACAGATGCCACAGTTGCTGTGTTCGTAGCTGCCTTGCTTTTTGTCTTTCCCTCTAAACCACCACATCTATGCTTCAGGAGGGGACAGAGTTTTGACGAAG ATAGTGGCCCAACGCCAGCTCTGCTCACATGGAAGGTGACACAGAAGAAGATGCCGTGGAGCATCATCCTGCTGTTAGGAGGGGGCTTTGCGCTGGCTAAGGGCTGTGAG GTCTCGGGGCTGTCCAAGTGGCTTGGAAATCAGATGTCGCCTCTTCAGAGTATTCCTCCATGGGCTATTGCCATCGTCCTGTGTCTGATGATAGCTACCTTTACGGAATGCACCAGCAACGTTGCCACGGCAACGTTATTTCTCCCTATACTCGCATCAATG TCCCAGTCTATAGGTATCAACCCTCTCTATGTTATGGTCCCGTGCACCCTCAGTGCATCCTTTGCATTCATGCTTCCAGTGGCAACCCCTCCAAATGCCATAGTCTTCTCATACGGCTACCTGAAAGTGTCTGATATG GCAAAGACAGGCATTGTCATGAACATCATCGGTATTCTCTCAATTACCTTGGCTATTAACAGCTGGGGCAAAGCTTTATTCCATTTAGACACCTTTCCCAGCTGGGCCAACACTACAGCTGTGTGA